The Carnobacterium sp. 17-4 genome has a window encoding:
- a CDS encoding PTS sugar transporter subunit IIB: MENKTILLICTAGITTGLLVKKIQKLIEDEGKDYHIYSAPAIVVESILKEQKIDALLMGPQSRYEISRLEELLNYKKVPYRLIDNEDYEILNAQAIYNKLKTMIQ, encoded by the coding sequence TTGGAAAATAAAACAATACTTCTTATCTGTACAGCAGGTATAACCACAGGATTACTTGTAAAAAAAATTCAAAAGCTTATAGAAGATGAAGGTAAAGACTACCATATTTATTCTGCACCTGCGATTGTTGTAGAGAGCATTTTAAAAGAACAAAAAATTGATGCTTTATTAATGGGTCCCCAATCCCGATATGAAATATCAAGGTTAGAAGAATTGCTCAATTATAAAAAGGTGCCTTATAGACTAATTGATAATGAAGATTATGAGATATTGAATGCACAAGCTATTTATAATAAGTTAAAGACAATGATCCAATAA
- the mmsB gene encoding multiple monosaccharide ABC transporter permease has translation MEETSGKKVLSPESNKEKKTAKDIVLDILSKYSMIFILIAILIAFQILTDGILWKPLNITNLILQNSHVLVLAIGMLLVILLGDVDLSVGSVVAFVGAASAVMMVQWQWHPMMAISVSLLVGGLIGAWNGFWVSYIGIPAFIVTLAGLLSFRGLTQVILGGTTLAPFPTFFTKLSSGYIPDFIGGGELHVTSILIGLILSLLAVWNMWKARKRKKDNLFEVESTIWFITKVVIMFASIMLLTTVLASYKGYPVILILLAVLIMIYGFLTTKTTLGRQIYAIGGNRKAAELSGVKTKKLTFWIFVNMGVLSALAGLLVASRLNAATPNAGNGFELDAIAAVYIGGASASGGIGTILGAVIGGLIMGILNNGMSIMGIGIDWQQAIKGLILLLAVAFDVYSRKRKAT, from the coding sequence ATGGAAGAGACAAGTGGAAAAAAAGTACTATCACCAGAAAGTAATAAAGAGAAAAAAACAGCAAAAGACATCGTGTTGGATATTCTTAGTAAATACAGTATGATTTTTATTTTGATCGCTATCTTAATTGCATTTCAAATTTTAACGGATGGTATCCTTTGGAAACCATTAAATATTACCAACTTGATATTGCAAAATAGCCATGTATTAGTTTTAGCTATAGGAATGTTACTAGTTATTTTATTAGGAGACGTAGATTTATCAGTAGGATCAGTAGTAGCGTTTGTTGGAGCTGCCTCTGCTGTTATGATGGTTCAATGGCAATGGCACCCGATGATGGCTATCTCAGTTTCTTTATTAGTTGGTGGATTAATAGGAGCTTGGAACGGATTTTGGGTCTCTTATATTGGGATTCCAGCCTTTATTGTTACACTTGCAGGTTTACTATCCTTTAGAGGACTAACGCAAGTTATCCTTGGAGGAACCACACTTGCACCTTTTCCGACATTTTTCACTAAATTGAGTTCTGGTTATATTCCTGATTTTATTGGTGGAGGTGAATTGCATGTAACTTCAATCTTGATAGGATTAATTTTATCCTTACTTGCAGTTTGGAACATGTGGAAAGCACGTAAAAGAAAGAAAGATAATTTGTTTGAAGTAGAATCTACTATATGGTTTATTACTAAAGTGGTAATTATGTTTGCTTCAATTATGTTGTTAACTACTGTACTTGCTTCATATAAAGGATACCCAGTTATATTAATTCTTTTAGCAGTTTTAATTATGATTTATGGTTTTTTAACCACAAAAACAACTCTTGGAAGACAGATTTATGCTATAGGAGGAAATCGAAAAGCTGCTGAATTATCAGGTGTTAAGACAAAGAAACTAACTTTTTGGATCTTTGTTAACATGGGAGTTCTTTCTGCACTAGCTGGTTTATTAGTTGCTTCTCGTTTAAATGCAGCTACTCCAAATGCTGGTAATGGTTTTGAATTGGATGCTATTGCAGCAGTATATATAGGAGGAGCATCAGCATCTGGAGGTATTGGTACAATTCTTGGAGCAGTTATAGGTGGATTAATTATGGGGATTTTGAATAATGGAATGTCCATTATGGGAATTGGAATTGACTGGCAACAAGCTATTAAAGGTTTAATATTATTATTAGCAGTTGCGTTTGATGTATACAGTAGAAAAAGAAAAGCAACTTAA